Genomic DNA from Bacteroides zhangwenhongii:
GTTTGAGAATGGTGGTTTGAGAATATATGATCCACAAACTGGAGAAATCCTAGATTGGAAAATTCTAAAGACGAAGATTCGCACTGAATATGGCATCCGTCTCTATAGGGTGGATAATATGCTTATAAATGAGGATATCATTAATGGAATCGTCAGGGAATCGTCACAATGATGAAAGGATTTCATTTGTCTCTTTGAGCGTACTCCAACGTGCGGCAGAAGTCTCGGAAACCAGAATATACATGGGGTAACCGCCACACATATTCGAAGTGGAAATTTGAAGGACGGCAATATATACGGAATATCCATTCCAATCTGTTTCATACAGTGCTTGCTCATACTGTTTGCTCTTTGCATAATCATTGGCAGCCTGTTGCATTCTAGCAATTCTTCCGGCTTTGTTTGCTTCCATAATCATTAAATGTTTGAATACAAAAATACAATTATAACTTCAATAAACCATGAATATTCAAGAATTTAGCAGGAGACTTCAACAAAAAGCTGCCGAACTGAATGATTTTCGCCACCGGAAGCTCCCCGTCCTGGTAGGTTGTACGGCAAAAGACCATTTTCAAGAAAATTTCCGTCAGGGTGGTTTTGTCGACGGCGGTCTCCATCCCTGGCAGGAAGCCTGGAGGCGGAAGAAAGGCGGAAAAAGAGCTTCTGCCAAATACGGTACGTTACTTTCCGGACGCAACCATCTGTTTAGCTCCATAAGGTACATTCCGGGAGACTCCCGCGTCACCGTGACAAACGACGTGGAATACGCGGCTTTGCACAACAATGGAGGACAAATAACCACGCATCCGCAAGTGACCCCGAAAATGAGGAGGTTCGCATGGGCGCAATACTACCGGGCTGCCGGAATCAGCAAAAGGATGAAAGCCGGCGGAAAGAAACGCAAAGCCATGGAAGAGAATCTTCCGGAAGAAGCATTGAAGTGGAAAAGGCTTGCACTGACAACAAAAGAAAAACTCGATGTAAAAGCTACCATTCCCCAACGCCAGTTTATCGGTGAAAGCCGTGAACTGAATCAGAAAATAGAAAAATTAATAGAAACCAATATTACTAACATTCTAAATAAATAAGAATCATGGAACAGCTATTTTACAGCATCCAGCAGTACATTGCCGCTCATATGCCCGCATTGTCCACTATAGACGAAGACTATGGCCAACTCCAAACGGATGAAGATACCTATCCGGTTATTTTCCCCTGTGTACTGATCAATGCCGAACAGACCGACTGGGAAAGTTTATCGGGCGGAATGCAGCGTGGCAAATGTACGGTCGTTATCAGCTTGGGAATCGACTGTTACGATGACACCCAATATGGTAGCGGAACGGAGGAGAAAGCCGTTGGGCGTCAACACATGGCTTCGGAACTCAACAAGTTGTTACATTGTAAAAGACTTGAAGGGGCGGCCGGACCTCTTATCCGGAAAAGAAGCAGGAACTACAGCCTTCCGGGTGGAATCAAAGTGTATGAGATGAGATATGAAGTGTCGGTGGCGGAATAGTCATACCTTATTCATCGGTATTGAACAATGCCAGTTGACGGGCTGTAAGTCTTGGCGTCCGTACTTTGGGAACCGGTTTTATCACAACATCTCCCAAACGGTCACAATTTTTACGGATAATAGCCATGATACGGGCCTCACTGATGAAAAACTCGTCTTTAGAAAGCAAAGTCAGGGCACGATCGAAACGGAGGTTCTGTACCTCTGTCAGTTCGTAATAACGCCGGAGCAATTTTTCATCCCTGCGTGACAATAATTCCTTGTTTCTTCCGCGTGACATAATAATGGGTATTTGAATAACACAAAAATACACGGTTTTCCCCATTAATGCACTATAAATACGTGGGAAACGACAGGATATTGCTTGATTGAGCCACTTTTGCACCGTCTTTTCGCGAAAGGCAGAGTTAACAAAGAATTGGCGCCGCGGCCGATTCTTCAGTATTCATTCTTAATTCTTCATTAAAAAAGATGAGTGTAAAGTATTCGCTTGCTCTGATGAGCACAAAGCCGGGAGATGACACGGCTAAGAAAATGTATTATGCCAAGGCGCAGGCCGACGGGGAAGTGACCATGGACGAGATGGCGGAAGAAATATCCTATGCCACCTCCCTGACCGACGGTGATGTGTTGAACGTACTCCGTGCCTTGATCCGCCAGATGAAGGTGCAGCTGGCAGCCGGTAAAATCGTGAAGATGGAAAACTTTGGAACCTTCCAGATTCAGGTGTGCAGCACAGGCACGGAGACCAAGAAGGAGTTCACAGCCAATAATATCACGGCTGCGCATATCCAGTTCCGGCCGGGCAAGATGGTGAAAGTAGCCACACGCAGTGAAGCGCTGAGCTTCATGAAAGTGACCGGTAAAAAAGAAGTGGTAGCGGATGACCCTACCGAACCGTCTGAACCGGTCAATCCGGATGATGGCGGAAACGGAGAGGCTCCGGATCCGGCTGAGTAAAAACCACTACGTAGTAGCCATGCGGTTACTACGTAGTAATACAACGACTACCTGTTAGTAGCCCAACGTTTACTAACAGGTAGTTTTTTTATAAATCTCAAACAACGATTGAATAGAAAATGAATGCCATTTATATGAGCGACCTGGCTCAACAATATTTCCCCAATTCCACTCCACGGAGCGCAACGTCACAGTTGCACCGATGGATAGTACTGAATCCCGAACTTACCGCAAAACTGGAGGAATTGCACTTCGTATCCAGGCAAAGGGCATTGACACCGTTGCAGCATGAGGCAATAGTGATGTTTTTGGGAGAACCGGGGGATTGATGATTCTTCATATATGTAAAAAATGAGTCGCTGCATGATTTGCAGCGACTCATTTTTAGTCTGTACTGAATCCTGAATTGACCGCCAAACTGAAAGAACTGCATTCCGTATCTAGGCAATGGGCGTTGACGCCGTTGCAGCATAAGACAATTGTTGTGTTTTTGGGAGAACCGGGGGAATAAAATTTACACAGGCTAGAGAATAATAATCCCCGAAACAATTCGTCTATCGAGGATTATTGCATATTCAATGATAACTATTGATAGGCAGAAATAAAATCAATATGTATCTTCCTCTGAAATTCAGGTTGATATTGTGCCTTCAATAACCAATAAGACACCAATATGCTATTAACATTATATTTATCAGAAAGATACTTTGCATTCATACAATTCCCCATTCTTTTATTCAGAAACACTTCTTTTCGTAGACCATCTCCATTAAAAAGATAGTGATTAGCAAACTTGTTTGCTTCTGTTTCTCTTTTATTTTTTTTAGATTTAGACTCGTTTATTTCGCCTTCCAATACTTCTATATTTTTGTGCTTTATAACGTGCCCAAATTCATGAAATAAAGTAAACCAACATGTTGCCAAATCTCTATTTCTATCAGATATTTCTATAAGCGGATGCCCATTTATCCATCTTACTGAACCATAGACTGTTTTAGGAAGAAACGGCACATAAATAAGTGCCACGCCATAGCGAGCTAATTTTTGTGGCAATTCCATAAAATAGTTCACATTTTCGATTTCTTGTTTCCACTCATAAGATTCGATCCATTTAAAAAATGCATCTTCATCATAACGGGGAAGATCCATTTGTTGAAAGTCTAATTCTCCACGCCTTAGCCATGCCTTCAAATTTATAGGATCTACTTCCGTATTATTCTGTTCTCTAAAAAAAACAGCAACCTTTTCTGAGTCGGCAAATATTTCTTCTTCCGAATCAACATTGAAATAGTCAAGAATGTCATCAAGTAAATCAATCCCATTATTAAATTCATTCCTTAACAATGGAAGAATTTTCTTCAATTGAGTGAAATTTTTACAAGCTGCTTTATAACGGAGCATGCATTGAGATTTATCCTTTTGGTATTCTTCTTGGAAATTTATCAAAAATGATTTAAGTTCATTCCCCATACCAGTTATTCTACATGCCTTGTCTATCTGGCGATCAGTCAGCCGCTCCTTTTGGGAAAGATTCTTAATCCCCATTTGCTTCTCAGCATCGTTAATTTCATTAGCTAAGAAAATACTTTGTAACTCTTGGCCAACGGTGTTAAACATAGACAAAGAGTTTTGTACACCTACTTTGCATATTTGATTCTTTGTTGCCATAGTTTATTTGATATTATAATCGTGATTATTAATTTCAATTACATAAATATATGAAACCTCTTCAAAGGCACCTTTCCAATCTTTCTTTTTTAAAAATTCCAAACTTTCAGTAGTTACAATATGATAAAAGAATTTTCTAAAAGCCCCTGTTACTCGCACTTTTAATATAAAGGGGTCTTTATCTTTTCCACCATTTTTTATCTCTATTCTGTTAGCTGTTAATCCATAGACTTTATTATAATTAGCCGCAGTATCATATTGTTTTAGTCTTTTATGTAATTTAACGGATTCACCAGCAATTGAGGGTCCATAGATTTTATTGAACGCCCTTAGTTTTTTCCGGTCGGACGGGTCTTCTACAAACTCTTCATAACATTTATTTTCTTTGGTGTTTTTAAATAATATATTCATAACATTCGTGTTTTCCACTGCAAAGTTCATGAAAACAATTGAGAATCACAATTTTTATCATCATTTTTAATAAAAAATCCGAGAAATGGCACTTCAAACTAGGGTAAAAGCATTAACGACGCTACGGTAATAAGCGATTGTGAGGTATTTGTGGAAAACAGAGAATAAATAAGAGAGTGCCGCTACAAACAGGATAAATTATCAGGTTGTAGTGGCACTCTCCTTATACAACGATGTCAAACTTTATCTTTTCGGCTTCACTTTCAGAAATGCATCACGAAGCATAAGTAAATAAGATATATAATCGACTGATTCTGTTGCTTTCCCATCTTCACTCAAATTTATTCTTATTTTGAATTTATTCGCATCGAAAACTAAGTCATGCGAACTTATTTTTATTCTCCTAACAAATAAACAATATTCTCATCAACGGATATTTCACCTATTGCATCGTTTGAGTGATCGGCACTTAATAGTCGAACTTCTTTTGATTTGTCTTCAATTTGCATCAACTTATTTATTAGTTCTTGTACTATCATTATAAAATTCCTCTCTGAATTTTTTACTCCAAATTTTTAATAAATTTAGCTACAAGAGGACATTCTTCGTTGCAGCATGATAGTATTTTCTCTCTATCGTTTACGTCATGCACCAAACAGGAATCAAGACAGTAAGATTGAAGTGCTTTTTTTCTCACTTCTTCCTCTTTAACTTTCAAAGCTTCTTCTGCACCGTTCCTAAAAACGAGATCAGCACATCCAACTCTCCATCCTTCATATAACTCTCCATCACATATATGGCAAGCGTTGCATTCTATTATAGTTTCTGGTTTTAAAATCATATTTATTCAATATTCTATTTGTTCCGCACGGCTTCATTATTGTTTTACGCTAAAACAGCGTTGGGTTTAGCTCGTAATTACTTATTAAAATTTCTGTTTTACGTTTCGTCTTGGTTAGATTGGCGACTTTGAGGGGCATATCTATCTTTTCTACATGCCACTTATTGACAGCTACGAAGTATCGAAGTGTTTGGCACCAGAAGTTAGATAAGATGAACTTTCCTTTTATTCCCTGTAGGACGGTGAGCAGTTGGTACAATTCTTCGTGAGTATATCCACGGTAATGACCTTGAGTACACCCAGGGTATGGTGGGTCTAGGTAGAAGAATGTTTCCGGTGTATCTCTTTGCTTTATGACCTCCAATGCATCCCGACAGGAAATCTGTACTTCGGCCAGGCGTGAACGAAGGATATCGTTAAACTCTGTGCGTTTGTTCCTCATAAATATACCTGTATGGCTTCCTGCCGAACCATTACACCATTTCCATCCACCGTGCATACTTCCAGAAAAGGAACCGTTGGTTATCATCCACACCGACCAAGCTAATTCTAAATCTCCGGCCGGAACTCGACCGTTATAGAAATCTTTTGCTTTCAGATACTCTGTTTCTGAATGAAGGGTATTCTCTACCAGGCAGCGCAACTCATCAAAGTTTTCGGCTACCTGTCGGTAAAAAGTGATAAGGCGGTCGTTCTTGTCATTTATAACCTCAAGATAACTCTTAGGTTTAGCAAAAAAAACAGCACCGCCACCGAAAAACGGTTCACAATAAATTTTGTGTGCCGGCATCATGGAAATAATTTTATCGGCCAGCTGCTGCTTGCCACCGTAATATGTGATTGGGGTTCTCATTTGCCTAAAGTTTTGATTTATTATGACGGGTTATACAATTCATATCCATTATCCCAAAGACTATCACTGCGAAAATTAAAGAAATCTTCCAAAGAGATATGGACACCATCCTCTAAAAGAAGAAATCCGTTTTCGATAGTCATCCATTCGTCAGAGGAAAAGAAACGGTGCGTAATCTTCTTACCCTCTTCCATTGCTTGTATAGCTTCTTCTTTGCTCATTATTATTCTGATTAGAATTATAGCTTAACGATATCGACAATTGAAATATGTCTCCTATATCCACATTTATTATCAGATAAAAAAATGTCTATCTGCTTTTGTAGCTCTTCAGCATTTTCGGCGTCATACAGCTTTATTTCTTTAGCCCATCCAGTTAATACCGAATTCCCTCCTGAAGGACTATCTTGTCTATAAGAGAAAATAACTTTATACATCTGCTTCATATCTATTTTTATTTTAAATCTACTTCCTCCTCTTCGGTTCCGCCACGATCGGCCTACTCGTAATCAACTGAAAATACTTTTCATTATCAATCGTAACGGGATTTTTACTTATGAGAAATCCCACGGTACCTTCCAGCTTCAAATTTCTGACAATTGCTTCATTAAACGTGCGATTCCTGAATCCTACGGAATTGGCAACCACTTTTATCAGGAATCCGTCCTCCGTATCAACCTTCCGGACAAACCAGTTCTTGGTGCCTTCCTCATTGGCGACCACAATATGATCTCTCAAGAGCCTCCGACCGGGTTCGGTAATCACACAAAAGCCCCGTTTGGATACTCTGAAAATACTACTCCTGTTTTTCACTACGACACAATTTTCACTATTGTAAATCACTAGTTTCATACTTAAATTCTTTTTTAATGGTTTCTTTGATTGTTTCTATCTTTTTTCTGATCACACCGGCCGATATCCCGGCATACAGCTGTAACTCGCGATACGAGCAACAAGGCTCTATCACTTTCAGGCAAAACAGGCGATAATCCGTCGGGAACATCTCTTTGACAAAACGCAGGATTCTCACATACACCTCTTCCTGCATTTCCTTCAGGTAAATGATTCTTTCGGATTCATCCATGATTGCCATTGAACGGAAGAAAAAGTCATCAGGATGCACATAACGCTTTTCACGAAATTCAGTATGCTTACACATGCTCCTGTATATCAGGACGAAGTAAGGTGTATAATCTACTATATCCTCGTCGCTGAACATGATATACCGACGCAGCTTCAGGTAGGCGTCATGGAAAGAATCTTCCTCCAGCGGCGTCCTGATGAAAGCCTTTTGTTTCAAAAGTTGATATTGGTCCCGAAACCAATAGTCGAACAACG
This window encodes:
- a CDS encoding phage virion morphogenesis protein, giving the protein MNIQEFSRRLQQKAAELNDFRHRKLPVLVGCTAKDHFQENFRQGGFVDGGLHPWQEAWRRKKGGKRASAKYGTLLSGRNHLFSSIRYIPGDSRVTVTNDVEYAALHNNGGQITTHPQVTPKMRRFAWAQYYRAAGISKRMKAGGKKRKAMEENLPEEALKWKRLALTTKEKLDVKATIPQRQFIGESRELNQKIEKLIETNITNILNK
- a CDS encoding DUF4248 domain-containing protein; the protein is MNAIYMSDLAQQYFPNSTPRSATSQLHRWIVLNPELTAKLEELHFVSRQRALTPLQHEAIVMFLGEPGD
- a CDS encoding HU family DNA-binding protein, which codes for MSVKYSLALMSTKPGDDTAKKMYYAKAQADGEVTMDEMAEEISYATSLTDGDVLNVLRALIRQMKVQLAAGKIVKMENFGTFQIQVCSTGTETKKEFTANNITAAHIQFRPGKMVKVATRSEALSFMKVTGKKEVVADDPTEPSEPVNPDDGGNGEAPDPAE
- a CDS encoding transposase; amino-acid sequence: MSRGRNKELLSRRDEKLLRRYYELTEVQNLRFDRALTLLSKDEFFISEARIMAIIRKNCDRLGDVVIKPVPKVRTPRLTARQLALFNTDE
- a CDS encoding ImmA/IrrE family metallo-endopeptidase, translated to MATKNQICKVGVQNSLSMFNTVGQELQSIFLANEINDAEKQMGIKNLSQKERLTDRQIDKACRITGMGNELKSFLINFQEEYQKDKSQCMLRYKAACKNFTQLKKILPLLRNEFNNGIDLLDDILDYFNVDSEEEIFADSEKVAVFFREQNNTEVDPINLKAWLRRGELDFQQMDLPRYDEDAFFKWIESYEWKQEIENVNYFMELPQKLARYGVALIYVPFLPKTVYGSVRWINGHPLIEISDRNRDLATCWFTLFHEFGHVIKHKNIEVLEGEINESKSKKNKRETEANKFANHYLFNGDGLRKEVFLNKRMGNCMNAKYLSDKYNVNSILVSYWLLKAQYQPEFQRKIHIDFISAYQ
- a CDS encoding DNA adenine methylase, whose protein sequence is MRTPITYYGGKQQLADKIISMMPAHKIYCEPFFGGGAVFFAKPKSYLEVINDKNDRLITFYRQVAENFDELRCLVENTLHSETEYLKAKDFYNGRVPAGDLELAWSVWMITNGSFSGSMHGGWKWCNGSAGSHTGIFMRNKRTEFNDILRSRLAEVQISCRDALEVIKQRDTPETFFYLDPPYPGCTQGHYRGYTHEELYQLLTVLQGIKGKFILSNFWCQTLRYFVAVNKWHVEKIDMPLKVANLTKTKRKTEILISNYELNPTLF